Proteins encoded together in one Bradyrhizobium sp. CB82 window:
- a CDS encoding EthD family reductase, translating into MPADIVVLYKTPTDAAAFDKYYFETHVPLAKKLPGLKKYTVSKGAVGTPSGPAPYHLIATLTFDSPADIQAAFKSAEGKATAADVPKFASGGVEMLIHEFKEV; encoded by the coding sequence ATGCCTGCTGATATTGTCGTGCTCTACAAGACCCCCACGGATGCTGCGGCCTTCGACAAGTATTACTTCGAGACGCACGTACCCCTCGCAAAGAAACTTCCCGGACTGAAGAAATACACGGTCAGCAAAGGCGCAGTTGGGACACCTTCCGGTCCTGCGCCCTATCACCTCATTGCCACCTTGACCTTCGATAGCCCCGCTGACATCCAGGCGGCCTTCAAGAGCGCGGAAGGAAAAGCCACCGCTGCTGACGTGCCAAAATTCGCAAGCGGCGGCGTCGAGATGCTGATCCACGAGTTCAAGGAAGTGTGA
- a CDS encoding alpha/beta hydrolase — translation MPTITTKDGVEIFYKDWGNGQPIVFSHGWPLSSDDWDAQMLFFLNRGYRVIAHDRRGHGRSSQVADGHDMDHYADDLAAVTAHLDLKSAIHVGHSTGGGEVVHYIARHGESRVAKAAILSAVPPLMVQTPSNPGGLPKKVFDDLQAQLAAGRSQFYRDLASGPFYGFNRPGAKSSEAVIQNWWRQGMMGGAKAHYDGIVAFSQTDFTEDLQKINVPVLVMHGDDDQIVPYADSAPLSAKLLKNGTLKTYKGFPHGMPTTEAETINADLLAFFKA, via the coding sequence ATGCCCACCATCACCACCAAAGACGGCGTTGAGATCTTCTACAAGGACTGGGGCAACGGCCAGCCGATCGTGTTCAGCCACGGCTGGCCGCTGTCGTCGGACGACTGGGATGCCCAGATGCTGTTCTTCCTCAACCGCGGCTATCGCGTCATCGCCCATGACCGCCGCGGCCACGGCCGTTCCAGCCAGGTCGCCGACGGCCACGACATGGATCACTATGCCGACGATCTCGCGGCAGTGACGGCGCATCTCGACCTGAAGAGCGCGATTCATGTCGGTCATTCCACCGGTGGCGGCGAGGTCGTGCATTACATCGCCCGTCATGGCGAAAGTCGGGTGGCGAAGGCCGCGATCCTCTCCGCGGTGCCGCCCTTGATGGTGCAGACGCCGAGTAATCCCGGCGGCCTGCCGAAGAAAGTCTTCGACGATCTGCAGGCACAACTCGCGGCCGGTCGCTCGCAATTCTATCGCGATCTCGCGAGCGGCCCGTTCTACGGCTTCAATCGTCCGGGCGCGAAATCGTCGGAAGCCGTGATCCAGAACTGGTGGCGCCAAGGCATGATGGGCGGCGCCAAAGCGCATTACGACGGCATCGTCGCCTTCTCGCAGACCGACTTCACCGAAGATCTGCAGAAGATCAACGTGCCCGTCCTCGTCATGCACGGCGATGACGACCAGATCGTGCCTTACGCCGATTCCGCGCCGCTCTCGGCCAAACTTCTGAAGAACGGCACGCTGAAAACCTACAAGGGTTTTCCGCACGGCATGCCGACCACGGAAGCCGAGACGATCAACGCCGATCTGCTGGCTTTTTTCAAGGCATGA